A window of the Ostrea edulis chromosome 1, xbOstEdul1.1, whole genome shotgun sequence genome harbors these coding sequences:
- the LOC125670666 gene encoding uncharacterized protein LOC125670666 isoform X1, which translates to MTDTNDQSFIRVKYGDNQEAIFNPWCSSYTLMEWIRKKCNCENDILIDLVDMDGQVKNLSARTKEYASEVVNPRETYVLIRVEIFFPEIGDGKYNYTSLLNNLGDVNPDLFGKLSVMSRPQTRVKGKKNNKPLKTPKGSRNESATKRPKSSEKKK; encoded by the exons ATGACGGACACAAATGATCAGTCGTTCATCAGGGTCAAATATGGGG ATAACCAAGAGGCCATATTTAATCCCTGGTGTTCCAGCTACACCTTGATGGAGTGGATTAGAAAAAAATGCAATTGTGAAAATGACA TACTAATAGACTTGGTGGACATGGACGGCCAGGTAAAGAATTTGTCAGCAAGAACCAAAGAATACGCAAGTGAAGTTGTCAACCCCAGGGAAACTTATGTACTGATTCGTGTGGAGA TTTTCTTTCCAGAGATTGGGGATGGAAAGTACAACTATACCTCTCTTTTGAATAATCTGGGGGATGTCAACCCAGACTTGTTTG GAAAATTAAGCGTCATGTCTCGACCACAGACAAGAGTGAAAGGAAAGAAGAACAACAAACCCCTAAAAACCCCGAAAGGTAGTCGTAATGAGTCCGCCACCAAAAGACCAAAGAGcagcgagaagaaaaaatag
- the LOC125670666 gene encoding uncharacterized protein LOC125670666 isoform X2, with product MTDTNDQSFIRVKYGDNQEAIFNPWCSSYTLMEWIRKKCNCENDILIDLVDMDGQVKNLSARTKEYASEVVNPRETYVLIRVEKIGDGKYNYTSLLNNLGDVNPDLFGKLSVMSRPQTRVKGKKNNKPLKTPKGSRNESATKRPKSSEKKK from the exons ATGACGGACACAAATGATCAGTCGTTCATCAGGGTCAAATATGGGG ATAACCAAGAGGCCATATTTAATCCCTGGTGTTCCAGCTACACCTTGATGGAGTGGATTAGAAAAAAATGCAATTGTGAAAATGACA TACTAATAGACTTGGTGGACATGGACGGCCAGGTAAAGAATTTGTCAGCAAGAACCAAAGAATACGCAAGTGAAGTTGTCAACCCCAGGGAAACTTATGTACTGATTCGTGTGGAGA AGATTGGGGATGGAAAGTACAACTATACCTCTCTTTTGAATAATCTGGGGGATGTCAACCCAGACTTGTTTG GAAAATTAAGCGTCATGTCTCGACCACAGACAAGAGTGAAAGGAAAGAAGAACAACAAACCCCTAAAAACCCCGAAAGGTAGTCGTAATGAGTCCGCCACCAAAAGACCAAAGAGcagcgagaagaaaaaatag